A region of the Bos mutus isolate GX-2022 chromosome 18, NWIPB_WYAK_1.1, whole genome shotgun sequence genome:
gcgaccccatggactgcagcctaccaggctcctccgtccatgggagtttccaggcaagagtactggagtgggtcgccattcccttctcccttcttccccttaGTTACACCCAAATATCAAGAATCTTTACATGAACTTTACTAAATCATCATCTTTCACCCTCCCACAACACCACTGCTAGGCCCACAAACTTCCCCTGACACATAAACCAAGACTGATTGTAGATCTCACAATTTTAATGTACTTTACAACTCTACCAAGATAATATTACTGATCCCCCAAATTACAGATGTTTTCTTGGCTAATGCCATAAGAAAACAGCAAACCTAATTATGGGCCGACCTGTAAAAACTCCTTTTATCTGGACTTAGGGTccttctctggacttccctggtggctcagatggtaaagcatctgtctacaatgagggagaccagggtttgagccctgggttgggaagatcccctggagaaagaaatggcaatccactccagtactattgcctggaaaatcccatggacagaggagcctgctaggctacagtctatggggtcacaaagagtcagacatgactgagtgactcactgaCTCTCTAATGGGTACTTTCTTAGATTCTGTATCTGTCAGTTTGGCAGAGACTAATCACAGGGCCAACCTCAGAGCTAGAGTTGTGTTCCTATTGCAAATAGCCTCCCTGGAGCACACCATTCAAGTGTAGATTCAGGGCTCTGCCACCTGCCACTTACACACAAGGGAATGTTTCTCCTGTCCTAAATCAACCCAGGGCCAGGAACTAGATGACTAGGGAAAGGGCTATTTACCCTAAAACCTGTGGAAATCATTCAAACCAGCCAACCTTAAGCTTTTTACCCAGCCCTGCCTTGCCTTGCCTGCAGAAACCCCAACAAAGCCTGTGTTCTAGGAATTCCCATTCTTTCCCCGATTTCTCCCTCCCAATTACCCTGGTCACCAAATATGGGGATATGTTATTAGAAACGGAAAGGACCAAATGAACAGAAATGATGGGCCAAACTTAATGTGTTGTGGACACAATATTAGTAATTGCACAAGTGTCAAGAATGCGTGAATTCTTCAAACTTTCTGAAAACTGCATAAACTGATACAAAGGAGGATTAAGTATGTCGATGTTAATGGGATTTGTGagaaagtttatatttaaaaaactattagcCTAATTTAAGACAGTAAAGATTCCTATTGCAAGCCAATTGACAAGAGGTGGACTCTCTTCTGAGTTATCAATACAAGGTTCAAGAaagttgtattaaaaataaaagaatgaaaaaatatagaagaatggttaacataaaaacaaaaatcggTATCATTTTTTTCAGGTTAACATTTAATAGAGATTACTGTTTATAACTGACTGGAAAAGgaaagggggctacagaggatgattgttggatggcatcaccgactcaatggacatgagtttcaacagactctgggagatagtgaaggacagggaggcttggcatgctgcagtccatggggttgcaaagagtcagacatgactaagtaactgaACATCATTGTTTATAAATTTGACCTATGACATGCAAATTAACAATTCCTGTATAAGAcactctggagaagcaaatggaaatccactccagtattcttgcctggagaattccatggacagaggagcctggcgggctacagttcaatggggttgcaaaagagtgggacacaactgagtgactaacacacacacacaaagacactaCTGCACAGCCCACTGGCAGTGCCCACCAGGCCTGCTCTAGGACATGACTTCTCCTGCTTCTGTTCTTCACTTACTCCATATCCTGTGCTTGAGGAGAGCATGTGAAATGCTGCTCTGATACTTCAGTGAGTGTTTGTCTTTATACTGGTGCCCTTGCCTACTGCATATATTGCTTACATCAGCAATTTAACGGGCTCTGCAGGGCTGGAAAAACCATGCGTTCAGGAGGCCTGTGCAGTTGGTAACAGACCAGTTACATGCCTTATGAAGGTAGTCGGGAGACAGATCTGTAGGTTTGCTTCTCCACACTCTGATACCGTGAGCTAATGGGAATAAGGTCTAGGGGGTCTTAGTGtgctaatgggcttcccaggtggctcagtgggtaaagaaactgcctacaatgcaggggaccccagagACATtggttcgattccttggttgggaagatcccctagaggagggcatggcaacccactccagtattcttgtctggagaatcacatggacagaggagcctggctggctacagtccataggttgcaaagagttggacacgaccgaagtgactgagcacagcatattgcttttaaatgttaaaaaagtactataaaataaatgatagttttctcacaaactttaaaataaacaaaggaaatcattgaACATGTGTATATTAACTTTATAAAACAACAGTAAAATAGATTTGATAATTTTGGAATTAAGTAAGATTAAAGACTCATAATTTTGGTATGTAATAAATGCTATTGGCAGTTGAATGTAGATATTTACACATGTATGTACATTATAtctagacttcattaaaattgctGGGATTTCCAATTACAAAAGATTgagtaagactttaaaaaatagagcaCACTCAATTATCCAGAGATAAatagaccttttaaaaaaataagctattAGTATTTAAAGtcagaatattttgaaattatttgagtGAAAACAGctgataaaaataagttttaattatttaaatacttaATGTTGGCCATTAGAAACGgataatatatttccttttaggGTTAATTAATACCCAACACTTAAGAGGTCCCCAAAATATTCACAAATGTTGAGATAAATATTTGAATGCCACTGAGAACAGATTCATAGAACAACAATCACATTAGCAAACAGTGTTTTCCTTGCCCTACAGGCAAAGCAGAACTGAGAGATACGCGTGTCCTTGATAATGAGCACAAAGGGGCTGAATGCTGGAAAACATGTGGCCAAAAGGACAGAGGTGTTCACCATCCACTGCCCTGGGTTTGCAACTAGAGTCATCCAAATTGTCAAAATGATGTAGACTGTATAGAATGTAACAAAAGAGCTTACCAGGACCAGGACAGTGCGTGTGGCTCTGCCCTCACAGGAAGGTCTGGGGGAGACTCGGTGGCTGCAAATGCGTTGGATTCGCCGTTTGTGTCTGCACAGGAAAATAACTATAGAGCTACTGGCCCAGACCATAAAACCTAAACTCAGAATATCAAGGAAAAAGTACATGACTGTGTATAGTGAGCCCACAGAACCCTCTGTCATATACCAAGAACAGTACCCGTAATTATTTCTCGTACTGAAGTTCTTCTCATTCAGTGGACCCTTTACTATGATAAAGATACAAGAATTTATCAAGATATGCCCAAtccagcagaggaaacagcagaagGCAATGAATCTTAGAGCTCTCATCTGGAGTTCCATCCACCTCCAGATACTGGGCTTGAGCTTAAGGGCCTGGAAGCCATTGAAGAGGCAGGTGGTGCTAAAGGAAACTCCCATGGCTACTCTGTGGAAATAGAAGACAAGTTTACATCCAGTGTCATCCAGGAAATACCTCCATCCGAAAGCTGCCAGTGTCTGTGGTATGCCTTTAGAGAAAAGAACTGTGGCATTGGCGATGACCAGTTGCATGAGGATTGGGTCTATGGGCCTCAAATTATGTCCAGTGAGCAAAGTGAAGTTataaagacaaaagagggagaTGTTTCCCATGAGGCCAATTCCTGTCTGAATGAGGAATATAGTCCCCATTTCCAAGCTGGCAGAAAACATCACATCAGTGCCTAGAGGGCGCTGGTTTTACTGAAGTTAGAGGAATGAAGAgtgaaaaggatgaaaagaagtGTGTCATAATCACCATGTCCCTCAATTTTCAATATTAAGCCTGCATCTCATATAATCTCACGTTAAGTGGGCACTTAGAATTTTTGCTCATGTGTGCAAAGGCAATGGAAATGAAGACTACGATCATGAAGTCATCTGCTGCATGAGTGGAAGTGGCCAAACGCACAACAGGAAACTCTGAGGCTGCAGAGATGTGTGAGGGAGTTATCTGTGCACTGATACAGATCTTCTGCCACAATACACTCTGAGAAGAAAAATGTAAGATATAAAACACGTGtatgtttccaattttttctttttaagaaagtagAGGAATATGAATCGAGGCAAAGATTTCACAGGATAGAAGGATAAACTAGGCTTCATGTAGttttacacatataaatatgtcACATAATTGTtgaaaaatattaatcaaaattagataccaagattcaaataaaaaattttccctGGTTGTCCATCAACATGATGTTCTATGTGTACTTGTAAAAAACATCAGAAGTTACACAGAggcatatatgaaaataaaagtatctaTAAGGTATATTAAACATTTGTCCATACTCACATTTTGCCAGTTATTTGGCATTAATTATTAGAAACACATGCAAAGTGTATTAATATAATTGGCAAATAAGACTTTCATCATAAGgcaaaagaatatacaaatattttaaatgaaaactcaaaattctacacattttcaaagaaataaggcATGTATTAATAGTACATAATTTTAAGACATGTTccaaccacccccctccccaactgAGTCTGTCTAGACACTGAACAAGTCTATGGTTAGCAAATGTAAGCttttgaatggataaacaaggtcctactgtatagcaaaaagaactatattcagtataaaaatcataatggaaaagaacaaataaataaatatttgcagtaCAGCAGTGattagcattgtaaatcaactatacttcaactttaaaaaagtCTATGGTAACAACCATCTAAAATACCAAGATTATGATATCTAAAGCCATTTCTTGCTAATAGCGAAATATCTTGGAGATACATAATGCTTCTGGTGTGGGGCAGAAAACATCCAGCCTGTCCCTATAGCGTCTTGTCAAACACAATAGTTAGCCATATGTTTCTTTAAATCATTGTCCCTGACACTGGAGATGAAATGAACCTTACTTTTCTCTAAATAAAAGTTAACTTTCATCTAAGAACAGAACTTTAAAGGCATATTAAGACAGATTGCATTTAACCCAACATACTCTCTCCCCCGaccccaaaacaaaacacagacacCAGATGTCAGCTCAGCTGCTGGGAGCTCATCTCTATCTTATTTTTGGCCGTTTGCCTGTAGCATGAAACCTTGACAGTGAAAACTGTGTTGAGtcagagacaaaggagaaagagagatgtCAGGCGGTCTCAACACAGGTGAATGAGGGTAGCACTATGCTGAGGGTATCCTGAAAAAACCCTGTCctgcctgctgtatagcacagggaactcagtgttCTGTAATAAAcgaaatgggaaagaatctgaaaagtatatgtatatgtataaccgaatcactttgctgcacacttgaaactaacacactgtaaattaactatacttcaatatgaaataaaaacatttaaaaatctgtccTGAATGTGTATGCATTACAGGTGTGTGTATACTTTTATATTCCAACCCcctgaaacagaattttttttccatatggacGACTGAATTTTCTAATGAAGCTGGTCTCAAAATCTGACACTTACCTGAAACACATTGCTACTTACCTGACTGGTATTTCCCATCAGCACAGTAGGTGCCTGGGCAGCAGCTGTGCAGGTGTGAAAAGGGGCATCTCAACTCTGAAATAAGGCTTTGTGTCTCTATGACCTCATCTCCTTGTTGGGAAGTGATTATCATGTCACCTGGAATAGCGGTGACAAGGTCTGCAAAGGGAATGGTGAGTCTCTGTGAAAACCATCTGTGAAGTGTGCACATAAGCAAAGCGATTAAGGTGAGAGAGGCATCTAACAGAAATGGCAGAAACAGAGGAGTGAAACCACTTGTTCAAAATGAACAATAATCCCAGTGGAAGTTAAATGGAGGACATCAAGGTCCCGTAAGTGGGAGAAGTTGTACACATGGCTGTGTGAAATTTGTAGTCCCTGTTTTAGTCTTGTCTTCAAAACACAATTGTTGTTTTTATGCCTGAGACTCTAGGGTAGTCAAAATGAAGGGAAGACAGAGAGTGGTTCTAACAGACAGGAATATTACAGAGACACCGAGTGCTTCAAGAAACATTCATTCTATAGCTTATGTGGGTCACACCCATTCCTGGGGTGCAGAGGATAGGTCAGCACACAAACCATTACAATGATTTTGCCACCTTGAAATTTTTATCCTGGTTGAGGGAAACAGACCATAAGTGAGGCACTCAAGTTATTACGCTGTACATTATTATATGCTGATGGGTTgtatgcaaaagagaaaaggacaggAGCATAGTAAAACACAAGAATAGGCGTGGGTCACAAAACTGAAACGGATGTTTGTAGTAGGACTCAGACTGATGACGCTATTTTAGAAAATGCTTTAGTAATGGAAATCAACccgaaatattcattggaatgactaatgctgaaattgaagctccaatactttggccacctgatgtgaagagccaactcactggaaaagaccctgatgctgggaaagattgaaggcaggaggagaaggtggtgacagaggatgagatggttggatggcatcaccgactccatggacatgagtttgagtaaactccgggagatggtgaaggacaggggggcctggcgtgctgcagtccacagggtcgcaaagagttggacacagatgaGTGACAGAGCAAGATGAGAAAAAACAGGGTAGCTTCTTCCTTTGCCGTTCTCTGTACATATGTGCAtgtactcagtcgcttcagtcatgcccaactctttgcaaccctatggactgtagcctgccaggcttctctgtccatgggattctccaggcaagaatactggagcagcttgccatgccctcctccaggggatcttcccgacccagggatggaatccgcatctcctgcattgcagctagattctttacctactgctGAACCACTGGCGAACCCTCTATGTGATACAGGGATAATTCTTTCATCCCTGAACTTgggtgaaatattttaataatggaCCTTTATTTTTGATGTCTGTGGTAGGGTTTTGTTCTTAATACTTTTTAGAAGTTTAAGGAAGTTTCCTTCTAATtctagtttgttttaaaaatttcaagaaaggttgaaattgcataaatatttaattcactTAGGTTGATTATATAAAAGATCTCATTTCTTACTAAGCAGTGAAACACATGAAacaatttttccatttaaaaaattttgacacAATTTCCAACTTACAGGAAAGccacaagaattttaaaaatatatacttgtgaacactttttccaaatttaataattatcttttgctacatttacttcttttttctttcaccaAACACACAtcgtatatgtatgtgtatgtatatgtttatatatacatatatatatcttctgAACAACtagcatataatttaaatttttcctatATACCAATGAGTACTTCAGTGCATAATTCCTTTAGACTTAGAGAACTTCTTATACATAATCAGAGTTTTGTAATAAAATCAGGAATTTCAATATGACACAATACTATTATTTAAACAACATACATATTACATTATCATTTGTTCCAATATTcctcttcatatttttctttctgtaggaCCAAATGAAATTAATGCATTACATTTAGTTTCCATGTTTCTTTATAAAAGTCCTTTCACAAAACAGTTCCTCAGCCTTCAACTGAGTTCTTTGGACTTGTCGTTTTTTACGTGACAGGCCCACTAGTTTGAAACTTTCCCCTCTATTTCTCTAATGTTTTCAACTTATCTGAATAAGTTTCTAGatattttgcagggaaaatgtcTCTCACAGTTTTGTATAGGAGAAAGATgttcatatttttcaaaactgattATTTTTGTCACTTAAATTTTGTCAGGCTTCTAGACTTTAAACATAATACTTTCCccattatatttaataattaattaggagatattttgaaaacatataaATATCCTGATCAATGACAAATTTCTATCACtagttttaaaaacaactgaGTACTTTCTAACTCTCAGTCTATATATTTTACCTGACCCTAACTGACCTCCCATTTCCTCTACTAATCATTCATaaagtttcattcatttattcacagacACATGAATTTGTggattcttaaatatttaattttttttctcattgctcCTTTAGGACAATTTCTTATTGTCCAGTCAGtacagtgcagtcactcagtcatgtctaactctttgcaaccccgtgactgcagcacaccagtcctccctgtccatcatcaactcttgggagtttactcaaactcatatccattgagtcggtgatgccatctaaccatctcatcctgtcgtccccttctcctcctgccttcagtcttccccagcatcagggtcttttccaatgattcagctcttcacaccagaaGAGCTTCACAtcaactccaatatttggccaaaatattgcagtttcagctttagcatcagtccttccaatgaacattcaggactgatttcctttaggctggactggttggatctccttggagtccaagggactctcaagagtcttctccaatgccacagttcaaaagcatccattcttcggcgctcagctttctttatggtccaactctcacatccatacgtgactatggAAAAAGcgtagccctgactagatggacctttgttggcaatgtctctgcttttgaatatgctgtctaggctggtcgtaacttttcttccaaggagcaaacatcttttaatttcatggctgcactcaccatctgcagtgactttggaggcccccaaaataaagtctctcactgtttccattgcttccccatctatttgccatgacatgatggtaccagatgccatgatcttagttttctgaatgttgagttttaagccaacttttcccactctcctctttccctttcattgagaggctctttagttcttctctttctgccataaggatggtgtcatctgcatatctgaggttattgatatttctcccagcaatcttgattccagcttgtgcttcatccagcctggcatttcccatgatgtactctgcatataagtgaaataagcagggtgacaatatacagccttgacgtattcctttcccgatttggaaccagtctgttgttccatgtcccattctaactgttgcgtcctgacctgcatacagatttctcaggaggcaggtcaggtggtctggtattcccatctctttcagaatttttcaaagtttgttgtcatccacacatcaaaggctttggcatagtccataaagcagaaatagatgttattatggcactctcttgcattttcgatgacccagcggatgttggcaatttggtctcaggttcgtctgccttttctaatcgaGCTTGAacatggaagttcacggttcacgtactgctgttCACGTATTATCCATTGTTGTCAGTGATAATCTTCCCCAAGTGCCCTTGCC
Encoded here:
- the VN1R1 gene encoding vomeronasal type-1 receptor 1, producing the protein MFSASLEMGTIFLIQTGIGLMGNISLFCLYNFTLLTGHNLRPIDPILMQLVIANATVLFSKGIPQTLAAFGWRYFLDDTGCKLVFYFHRVAMGVSFSTTCLFNGFQALKLKPSIWRWMELQMRALRFIAFCCFLCWIGHILINSCIFIIVKGPLNEKNFSTRNNYGYCSWYMTEGSVGSLYTVMYFFLDILSLGFMVWASSSIVIFLCRHKRRIQRICSHRVSPRPSCEGRATRTVLVLVSSFVTFYTVYIILTIWMTLVANPGQWMVNTSVLLATCFPAFSPFVLIIKDTRISQFCFACRARKTLFANVIVVL